A genomic segment from Nicotiana tabacum cultivar K326 chromosome 7, ASM71507v2, whole genome shotgun sequence encodes:
- the LOC107780976 gene encoding uncharacterized protein LOC107780976 — MGNESADAKWQLVSEICKLSKGVVPCSHQHHLYPRNSAFINWYLVLDVDESDGADVIKQRCRKLALQLHPDKNKHPKAEIAFKLVSQAYVCLTDEASRETFEADRRSHICPKCHIKSSEKPPRHGNVAKVAKTFTTNEEARPVSRTRSKSSEKPPRHGNVAKVAKTFTTNEEARPVSRTTSISRVKELKARFMEEVAVINTCLKAKSPPSTCSIEPQTFTRRNEIPIFNPFNYELQGYPHPSNYRKLLHRFQERSIEKHVSSSRDCSYPAFELRSEKEAYVDRFSRTGSKHKFYN, encoded by the exons ATGGGAAATGAATCTGCAGATGCAAAATGGCAATTGGTCTCAGAGATTTGTAAACTCTCTAAAGGGGTGGTTCCTTGTTCCCATCAACACCATTTGTATCCCAGAAATTCGGCATTCATCAACTGGTATCTTGTTCTTGAT GTCGACGAGAGTGATGGAGCAGATGTGATTAAGCAACGATGTCGTAAACTAG CTTTGCAGCTTCATCCTGATAAGAACAAACATCCCAAAGCTGAGATTGCATTCAAGTTGGTTTCTCAG GCATATGTTTGCCTGACAGATGAAGCAAGCAGAGAAACTTTTGAAGCAGACAGAAGAAGCCACATATGCCCTAAGTGTCACATAAAATCAAGTGAAAAGCCTCCTAGACATGGCAATGTTGCAAAAGTGGCCAAAACATTTACTACTAATGAAGAGGCACGGCCAGTTTCCAGAACCAGAAGCAAATCAAGTGAAAAGCCTCCTAGACATGGCAATGTTGCAAAAGTGGCCAAAACATTTACTACTAATGAAGAGGCACGGCCAGTTTCCAGAACCACAAGCATTTCACGTGTTAAAGAACTAAAAGCCAGATTTATGGAAGAAGTTGCAGTTATAAACACATGCCTGAAGGCGAAATCTCCACCTTCTACTTGCTCGATAGAACCTCAGACTTTCACAAGACGGAATGAAATACCAATCTTcaatccattcaattatgagttacAAGGCTATCCTCATCCTAGCAATTATAGGAAGTTGCTGCATAGATTTCAGGAAAGAAGCATTGAGAAACATGTTTCTAGCAGTCGCGACTGTAGCTATCCAGCGTTTGAGCTTAGATCAGAAAAGGAAGCTTATGTAGATAGATTCAGTAGAACCGGCTCTAAGCATAAGTTCTACAACTAG
- the LOC107780977 gene encoding pumilio homolog 24, with translation MAAKPQKRDDSKKRKHAPAAAGGKSTPKKLKSSTGVPAKVLKKPHNKFSKPGDKKQQPKPHVGNDPVDTKRQRRIQAKELAEARKKKRKKHYTLEQELASLWEKMRTRNIAKEERSRLVSDALKKMKGKIPEIASSHVSSRVLQTCVKHCTQDERNAVFVEIRPHFITLASNTYAVHLVTKMLDTASKEQLAEFISSLHGHVATLLRHMVGSLVVEHAYQLGNAAQKQTLLMELYSPELQLFKDLTSLKEARIVDVISTLKLQKASVIRHMTSVLQPILEKGILDHSIIHRALVEYLTIADQSSAADVIQQLSSPDLVRMIHTKDGSRIGIFCIKHGTAKDRKKIIKGMKDKVGKIARDKCGTLVLVSILSIVDDTKLLSKVIIRELEGILTELLSDQNGRRPLLQLLHPNSSRHFSSDELAALGSSVPSLVTKSPSKVNVALDEETEASGLGEADKEDSCDAGASTDATQSSHLSEGGKKDPLTRRKELLVNSGLAEKLIDACCEMAGELLKSNFGKEVIYEVAMGGADSIFHATLDGKLKTLHDAIASLAAHPKVEESDKEHLLEHFHSSRTIRKLILDSPSFACTLYEKALKGKCAIWAQGHSAKVISALLETSSSKVHKLVKKEVQSLVDDGILKLAK, from the exons ATGGCAGCTAAACCCCAAAAAAGAGACGACTCCAAAAAGCGAAAGCATGCTCCGGCAGCCGCCGGAGGGAAATCAACTCCCAAGAAACTGAAATCATCAACTGGTGTTCCCGCTAAGGTTCTGAAGAAACCCCATAATAAATTTTCAAAGCCGGGAGATAAAAAGCAACAACCTAAGCCTCATGTTGGGAACGACCCAGTTGATACCAAGCGACAGCGTCGTATACAGGCAAAA GAGCTAGCTGAAGCaaggaagaaaaagaggaagaaacaTTACACATTGGAGCAA GAGCTCGCATCACTATGGGAGAAGATGAGAACTCGAAATATTGCAAAAGAAGAAAGATCAAG ATTGGTGAGTGATGCCTTAAAGAAAATGAAAGGGAAGATCCCTGAAATAGCAAGCTCCCATGTTTCCTCTCGTGTTCTTCAG ACTTGTGTGAAGCATTGTACACAAGATGAAAGGAATGCTGTGTTTGTGGAGATTCGGCCTCATTTTATCACTCTTGCCAGCAATACCTATGCAGTTCATCTGGTGACAAAGATGCTTGATACCG CATCAAAGGAGCAGCTGGCGGAGTTTATTTCCTCTCTTCATGGGCATGTTGCTACTCTTCTTAGGCATATGGTTGGTTCACTTG TTGTTGAACATGCTTATCAGTTGGGAAATGCAGCTCAGAAACAAACTCTTCTCATGGAGCTGTATTCCCCCGAACTTCAGTTGTTCAAAGATTTGACCTCACTGAAGGAAGCAAG AATAGTTGATGTTATATCCACGCTAAAGCTTCAAAAGGCTTCAGTCATACGGCACATGACTTCTGTACTTCAGCCTATTTTGGAGAAAGGAATACTAGACCACTCAATTATACACAGGGCACTTGTGGAGTACTTAACTATTGCTGATCAG TCTTCTGCTGCAGATGTAATCCAGCAGTTGTCAAGTCCAGACCTTGTTCGAATGATTCACACAAAGGATGGATCCAGGATTGGGATATTTTGCATCAAACATGGGACTGCAAAG GACCGAAAGAAAATCATTAAAGGGATGAAAGACAAGGTCGGAAAGATAGCTCGTGATAAATGTGGCACCTTG GTGCTTGTCTCCATCCTTTCAATTGTTGATGACACGAAACTTTTATCAAAG GTCATCATTCGTGAGCTTGAAGGAATTCTTACGGAGCTTCTTTCAGATCAG AATGGTAGGCGCCCATTGTTGCAATTACTGCATCCAAATAGCTCGCGCCATTTCAGTTCTGATGAGCTAGCAGCTCTTGGTTCATCTGTTCCTTCGCTTGTCACCAAG AGCCCCTCAAAAGTAAATGTTGCATTGGATGAAGAAACCGAAGCTTCAGGGCTTGGTGAAGCTGATAAAGAAGATAGCTGTGACGCAGGTGCTTCAACTGATGCCACCCAAAGTTCACATTTGAGCGAAGGAGGAAAGAAGGATCCTCTTACAAGGCGGAAAGAATTATTGGTCAATAGTGGGTTAGCTGAG AAACTCATCGATGCCTGTTGTGAGATGGCAGGGGAATTGCTAAAATCAAACTTTGGTAAAGAGGTCATTTATGAG gttGCCATGGGAGGTGCAGACAGCATCTTTCACGCAACTTTAGATGGAAAGTTGAAAACCTTACATGATGCTATAGCATCTCTGGCAGCACATCCTAAAGTGGAGGAATCAGATAAAGAACATCTCCTTGAACACTTCCATTCTAGCAGGACCATCAGAAAACTGATCTTGGACTCCCCTTCTTTTGCTTGCACTTTGTATGAGAAAGCCCTGAAAGGAAAATGTGCAATTTGGGCTCAAGGCCACAG TGCGAAAGTGATTAGTGCACTGTTGGAAACTTCAAGTTCTAAGGTACACAAGCTTGTGAAGAAGGAAGTGCAGTCCTTGGTAGATGATGGTATCCTCAAATTAGCCAAATGA